CGTCATAATTCCACGTCCCCACCTCCTTCGTACCATCGGGCAGCACACACGTCCCGCTGACCCGGTACACCACGCCGTTCCGCCATTCACCTTTCTGATAGGTCCCCCTCGAATCAGTAACCGTACCCCGGCCATTCGGCTTCCCGTCCTTCATTTCGCCCTCGAAAACCGTCCCATCTGCCGTCACCAGGCTTCGCACCTCGTTCGTCCCCCCGATCTTCAAGCCATCCCCCGCCGTCGTCGTCCCACCCGCCAACGCCAGACCGGCCGGACCAAAAGCATCGCCACTGCCAGGCGCGCCCGCGTCCTTCGCACCCGCCGCCGCCGACTTCTGATCATTCCCCTTGCCGCAACCGCCAACCCAAAAGGCCAGCGACACCCCAAAAATCATCGTCAGGAAAAATGCATAACGTTTCATCATCACCTTTCGGATAGCTTGCCGATGAACATTTGTACCACCGCCGCCAGCTTACAGCAAGTGCGGGTGGCGTCGACGACCCAACCCGGGATAAATTCCAATGCGGTTGGTAAGGGCCAGCTGGCCCACTGCGCCGTCTTCATGGAGGGCCACGCTCCGTCGTGGCCATGTCCTCCGCCGAATGGTAGGGCGGTGTGGCCTACACCGCCTGCTCGGTTCCGTCGTCCGTTTTCCGTCTTCGGTAGGGCGGTGAGCCGAGTCGGACGGAGCGGAGCCCGACGACACGCCACACGTCGTACCCCGTGGCAAACGCGACGCGCCTTCCTCTGGTGGCAATCCCACACCGCCGCTCTGTTTTGCCGTCATTGTTGCCGCTTGGTTTTAAGGTCACAAATTGTGATCTTGGAACACGGCGACGGTGAACCGTCCTCATTTCCGTTGTAGCCGCAGGCTTTAGCCTGCTTGTTCGGCTCAACTCTTGTCACGAGTGGAGAGCTGACCCGACGACGGAAATCCGCCATCGGATTCCCGATCTTGGTTGTTGTTTTTTTGTCGTTGGTAGGACGAGTTGGCCCACGCAAAGCCATTAGGTGATATGGACTAGAGTCTGTTGCCCCTATGGGGACACGGACCAACTACTAAATGAAAACTAAAATATACTAAATTAGTAGTTGACCTTGAGTGAAAACTAATTTAGTATTAATTAGTATTAAATTAGTAGGAGACCACATGGTCATACGAAAGCCACAGATACACAAGCAAGAACTGCTGAACATGGAAAAGCGTAGCAAGACCATGGTGTTCCGCGGGCCTCCCGATTTGGCATCCAAGCTTCGCAAACTCGGACAAGGAAAATCAAAGTAAGATCACTGGAGCCGTCTCCCCACAGAGCACACTTGCGAGCACAGTTTCCAAGCCTCGGTAGCTTGAAGACCAGCTTACCGCCTCACGCTCTGATTTGTCGCGAGTGGTGAGTTGACCCGACGACTAACTCGCAAGTTCCGAGAGCGCGGGCTGGCTCTAGCGACTATCTCACCGGCCAGTAAACTTTTACGAGCGGAACTAGCGCGCGTGTTTCCGGGTCCAGCTGTTCATAGTTCGCTACCAGTAGTTCGGCTAATAAATCCATGTCGACGAGCGTTATCGGATTTGTGGCTCGCTCGGCCTCGTAGTGCGCCTCTTTCGTGAATGGCGAGCCGACAGGGGAAAGGATGTCATCGCATCTCCCGACGGCCTTGGGCTCGAAGAGCCCCGTATACGGGTTGAGGTAAAACACCGCATTGGTGAGACGATGGGTGCACCGGAGGTTCGGAGCTTCATTGGTCATTGGGGTCAACTCAATACTCTGTACACATTTCTCTCATCCGGCACTCCCCAATCCCAAATCTCCAGCCGTTGACGCTTCACCGTCACCCGGTCTAACCCTACAGCGCGAGCGGATTCTCCACGCCCCCGAAAAGCGCACGCTGTCCATGCACTACAATTTCTGCCGTATTCATTCCAGCTTGCGAGTCACGCCAGCTATGGAGGCGGGCGTTGCCGATCATGTCTGGACTTTGGAGGAAATAATTGGTTTGCTTCCATTGTGAAATGGTTTTGGTACGCCATCGGCGCGGCCCTCTTGTATGGATTGCACCAGATTTTTACCAAGCTGGCATCAAATCACATCGGTGACGGATTGGGCGGGTTTGTTGTCGAGGCGACGGCCGCCGTTACCATCTTGGCGTACTTGGCATTTCTCTACCTCTCAGGCCGATGGACTCAGCAAGCAACAGCGCCGGGTGCAGTCTACTCTGTGCTCACTGGCATCTGTGTTGGCGTAGGAACGGTGTTCTTCTTTTTGCTCTTCCAGAAGGGCGGCCCACTTTCGGCAGTACCAATGATTCTGGCCGGAGGCGCGGCCATCATGGCAGTCGCCGGCATCTTCTTCTTTCGTGAACCCATATCATTGCCGCGCATATTGGGCATTATCTTGTCCATCATCGCCCTATTCCTGCTTGGGAAATAGATTCCCAAAACGTACCAGTACCTGCGGCCCACACCGCCGTTCGGTCCTTCGGTTCGCTCCAAAGTTGAGAGTTTAGCGTTGAACGTTGAGCGTTAGCCGAGTCTGACGAGACGCGACCTTGCTGTACCGCGGTCGCAACCGTTTCCCCCGTAATTGACTCAGTCACACGTTTCCGGTATAATCTGAATCGGGTCGCCTATGCCAAAGCTACACATACTCTCGCCGAGCTCGCTCGCCGCAACAATTGAGCTGACGGAAAGTCTTATCACGATCGGTCGGACTCCTGATAACTCCATTTGCATCCAGGACACCAACGTCTCCAGGCGACACGGAATTCTGGTGCGTGACGGGGACAGTTATCAATTGCACGACTTCAAATCCGCCAATGGCACTTTCGTGAATGGCGAGCAGATCATGGCGGCGAAACTCAAGGATGGCGCGTCCATCCGTTTCGGCTCGGTAGAGCTTCGCTACGAATCGGGTCTCGCCAAGGCTGCGCCGCTCGGAACCGCACTAGCCGATCAGAAAATGCTCCCCACGCCGCCCAAGGGCGGCAGCGGCAAGGAGCGTGGTGGCATGTCAAAAAGGATGAAACCCGAATACGCCGCCGGGTCGTTGCAATCCGGTCCCGTTACCTTCCCCCCGGGCTCCCTCGCCAAACCCATATCTCCGCCGTCTCCCAAGAAGTCCGAGTAAACCAGCCTCCTGGGTGGCGCGGTCCACCCCGCCGTTCGGTCCTTCGGTTCGTTCCAAAACTTGAACGTTGTGCGTTGAGCGTTTAACGTTGAGCGTTCAGGCGTTCTTTCCCCCGCCGACATTGCTCCCATCGGTCCTATTCCGCGTCTTTTTCTCTCCCCCAAAACCGTCCAAA
This Verrucomicrobiia bacterium DNA region includes the following protein-coding sequences:
- a CDS encoding EamA family transporter — its product is MKWFWYAIGAALLYGLHQIFTKLASNHIGDGLGGFVVEATAAVTILAYLAFLYLSGRWTQQATAPGAVYSVLTGICVGVGTVFFFLLFQKGGPLSAVPMILAGGAAIMAVAGIFFFREPISLPRILGIILSIIALFLLGK
- a CDS encoding FHA domain-containing protein, with translation MPKLHILSPSSLAATIELTESLITIGRTPDNSICIQDTNVSRRHGILVRDGDSYQLHDFKSANGTFVNGEQIMAAKLKDGASIRFGSVELRYESGLAKAAPLGTALADQKMLPTPPKGGSGKERGGMSKRMKPEYAAGSLQSGPVTFPPGSLAKPISPPSPKKSE